One window of Flavobacterium dauae genomic DNA carries:
- the fahA gene encoding fumarylacetoacetase translates to MNIPANNPALKSWLDVAVTSDFPIQNIPFGVFSVEEDDLVIGTRIGDYAISLTALNDLGFFKDIDFDDNVLYDETLNAFISEGREVWRAIRNRISEIFEANNPKLRDDDKARKLVIFNVNEVNVELPVFIGDYTDFYSSREHATNVGMMFRDPANALLPNWLHLPVGYHGRSSTIVPSGVPVNRPMGQTLPKGETQPVFGPSKRVDFELETAFITADANIMGERVSVNDAENHMFGMVLLNDWSARDLQTWEYVPLGPFLAKNFGSSISCWVVTMDALEPFRCASPSQEDPKPLPYLQQTGNHAFDIHLEVIIQPENAEGKTVSKSNLKYMYWTMAQQLAHHTVNGCMVSSGDLMGSGTISGPTKDSFGSMLELTWAGQNPIEMPNGSTRTFIEDYDTVIMKGYCEKDGVRIGFGEVSSQLLPAIDFE, encoded by the coding sequence ATGAATATACCTGCTAACAATCCTGCTTTAAAATCGTGGTTAGATGTAGCTGTAACAAGCGATTTCCCTATTCAAAACATACCTTTTGGTGTTTTTTCTGTGGAAGAAGACGATTTAGTGATTGGAACCAGAATTGGCGATTATGCCATTAGTTTAACGGCTTTAAACGATTTAGGTTTTTTTAAAGATATTGATTTTGACGACAATGTTTTGTACGATGAAACTTTGAATGCTTTTATTAGTGAAGGAAGAGAAGTTTGGCGTGCGATTCGTAACAGAATTTCAGAAATTTTTGAAGCGAACAATCCAAAATTAAGAGATGATGACAAAGCCCGCAAATTGGTTATCTTTAATGTTAATGAAGTAAACGTAGAATTACCGGTTTTTATTGGCGATTATACCGATTTTTATTCTTCAAGAGAACACGCTACCAATGTGGGTATGATGTTTCGCGATCCGGCAAATGCCTTATTACCTAACTGGTTACACCTGCCTGTGGGTTACCATGGAAGAAGTTCTACCATTGTTCCGTCGGGAGTTCCGGTGAATAGACCTATGGGACAAACCTTGCCAAAAGGTGAAACACAACCTGTTTTTGGACCATCGAAAAGAGTTGATTTTGAGTTAGAAACAGCTTTTATTACTGCTGATGCCAATATTATGGGTGAAAGAGTTTCTGTTAACGATGCAGAAAACCACATGTTTGGAATGGTGTTGTTAAACGACTGGTCGGCACGCGATTTACAAACTTGGGAATATGTTCCGTTAGGACCTTTCTTAGCCAAAAACTTTGGTTCATCAATTTCGTGCTGGGTGGTTACCATGGATGCTTTAGAACCTTTCCGTTGTGCCAGTCCGTCGCAAGAGGATCCTAAACCATTACCGTATTTACAACAAACGGGAAATCATGCGTTTGATATTCATTTAGAAGTAATCATTCAACCGGAAAACGCTGAAGGTAAAACGGTGTCTAAATCAAACTTAAAATATATGTATTGGACAATGGCTCAGCAATTAGCACATCACACCGTAAACGGATGTATGGTAAGTTCGGGCGATTTAATGGGTTCGGGAACTATTTCAGGACCAACAAAAGACAGTTTTGGATCTATGTTAGAACTAACCTGGGCAGGACAAAACCCTATTGAAATGCCTAACGGTTCTACAAGAACGTTTATTGAAGATTACGATACCGTAATTATGAAAGGTTATTGCGAAAAAGACGGTGTACGTATTGGTTTTGGAGAAGTTTCTTCGCAATTATTACCGGCAATAGATTTTGAATAA
- a CDS encoding carboxypeptidase-like regulatory domain-containing protein, with protein sequence MKNSLLLFFVLCTATMFAQKSVQGIIKDTETNQPIEYAIIVGNSSGKSTVTNSEGRFRLNLSAEDSKIIVKHLSYFTKELPVNATQSFNIQLQSTTESLEEIVILQTSIKSEIEKAIKTSQARFANNLKLNTFYRELLYINGDMYQYEDAEVDYYLKSINKSNVVVKESRSVKFANEEAKKFDSLTRVHYYWGDFKENVADEFDFKLIKRIISDKEYDLYITTKTAGDGTTLNILHFDPIDKAKKATLSGTVIYGSQDYLIREVKANLAEKFMANNEFTQQNNHKFKRSFYNRTTIFNLYNNKYSLTYTSYRIFGVSQVLNQLTKVGGVMELLVDSVEENPTVVNSDKFYTREKLTPLGKNYKTKYWEKFNVVPLTYKEEQMLKQVNK encoded by the coding sequence ATGAAAAACAGTTTACTTCTCTTTTTTGTATTGTGTACTGCCACAATGTTTGCACAGAAATCGGTACAGGGAATTATTAAGGATACCGAAACCAATCAGCCTATTGAATATGCCATTATCGTGGGAAATAGTTCGGGTAAAAGCACAGTTACTAATAGTGAAGGTCGTTTCAGACTGAATTTATCTGCCGAAGATTCAAAAATCATTGTAAAGCATCTTAGTTATTTTACTAAAGAATTACCTGTGAATGCTACACAATCTTTCAATATTCAGTTACAATCGACCACAGAATCGTTAGAAGAAATCGTTATTTTACAAACATCAATAAAATCAGAAATTGAAAAAGCCATAAAAACCTCTCAGGCACGGTTTGCAAATAATTTAAAACTGAATACTTTTTACCGTGAGCTATTGTATATCAATGGCGATATGTATCAGTATGAAGATGCAGAAGTTGATTATTACTTAAAATCAATCAATAAAAGTAATGTGGTGGTAAAAGAAAGCCGCAGTGTAAAATTTGCTAATGAAGAAGCTAAAAAGTTTGATTCGTTAACCAGAGTACATTATTATTGGGGCGATTTTAAAGAAAATGTGGCTGATGAATTTGATTTTAAATTAATAAAACGCATTATTTCTGATAAAGAATACGATTTATACATTACTACCAAAACCGCCGGTGATGGTACCACATTAAATATACTTCATTTTGATCCTATTGATAAAGCCAAAAAAGCAACGCTTTCGGGAACAGTAATTTACGGATCTCAAGATTATTTAATAAGAGAAGTAAAAGCAAATTTAGCCGAAAAGTTCATGGCTAATAATGAATTTACGCAACAAAATAACCATAAATTTAAACGAAGCTTTTACAACCGAACCACTATTTTTAATTTGTACAACAACAAATACTCGTTAACTTATACATCATACAGAATTTTTGGAGTTTCGCAGGTTTTAAATCAGTTAACCAAAGTGGGTGGTGTTATGGAACTTTTGGTAGATTCGGTTGAAGAAAATCCGACTGTAGTAAATTCTGATAAATTTTATACAAGAGAGAAATTAACGCCGTTAGGAAAAAACTACAAAACAAAATACTGGGAAAAGTTTAATGTGGTGCCGTTAACCTATAAAGAAGAACAAATGTTAAAACAGGTTAATAAGTAA
- the glyA gene encoding serine hydroxymethyltransferase has protein sequence MQRDEQIFDLILDEQDRQIHGLELIASENFVSDQVMEAAGSVLTNKYAEGYPNKRYYGGCEVVDIVEQLAIDRAKALFNAEYVNVQPHSGSQANTAVYAAVLKPGDKILGFDLSHGGHLTHGSPVNFSGKLYNPVFYGVDEATGLINYDKVQEIAEREKPQLIIAGASAYSRDMDFKRFREIADSVGALLMADISHPAGLIAKGLLSDPIPHCHIVTTTTHKTLRGPRGGMIMMGKDFENPFGLKTPKGETRMMSALLDSAVFPGNQGGPLMHIIAAKAVAFGEALQDEFMTYILQVQKNAQAMAQAFVKRGYNIISGGTDNHMMLIDLRNKNISGKEAENALVKAEITVNKNMVPFDDKSPFVTSGIRVGTAAITTRGLVEADMETVVDLIDRVLMNHTNEEVIEEVADQVNEMMSERAMFVF, from the coding sequence ATGCAACGCGACGAACAAATTTTTGATTTGATATTAGATGAGCAAGACAGACAAATTCACGGATTGGAATTGATTGCTTCAGAAAACTTTGTGAGCGACCAGGTTATGGAAGCTGCGGGATCGGTTTTAACCAATAAATATGCAGAAGGGTATCCTAATAAAAGATATTACGGCGGCTGTGAAGTGGTTGATATTGTGGAACAATTAGCAATTGACAGAGCTAAAGCTTTGTTTAATGCCGAATATGTAAACGTACAACCTCACTCTGGCTCGCAAGCTAACACGGCTGTTTATGCGGCTGTTTTAAAACCCGGCGACAAAATTTTAGGTTTTGATTTATCGCACGGCGGACATTTAACGCATGGTTCTCCTGTAAATTTTTCAGGAAAATTATACAATCCGGTATTTTATGGCGTAGATGAAGCCACCGGATTAATCAATTACGACAAAGTACAGGAAATTGCAGAACGCGAAAAACCACAGTTAATCATTGCAGGAGCATCGGCTTATTCTCGTGATATGGATTTTAAACGTTTTCGTGAAATAGCAGATTCTGTTGGTGCTTTATTAATGGCTGATATTTCTCACCCAGCTGGTTTAATTGCTAAAGGCTTGTTATCAGACCCAATTCCTCACTGTCACATTGTAACAACAACAACGCATAAAACATTACGTGGACCTCGTGGTGGAATGATCATGATGGGGAAAGATTTTGAAAATCCGTTTGGTTTAAAAACGCCGAAAGGCGAAACCCGAATGATGTCGGCTTTATTAGATTCTGCCGTGTTCCCGGGAAATCAAGGCGGACCATTAATGCACATTATTGCTGCTAAAGCGGTAGCGTTTGGCGAAGCATTGCAAGATGAGTTTATGACGTATATATTACAGGTTCAAAAAAATGCACAGGCAATGGCACAGGCATTTGTTAAACGCGGATACAACATTATTTCTGGCGGAACAGACAACCACATGATGTTGATTGACCTTAGAAATAAAAACATTTCGGGTAAAGAAGCTGAAAATGCTTTGGTTAAAGCCGAAATTACCGTAAACAAAAACATGGTTCCTTTTGATGACAAATCTCCGTTTGTAACCTCAGGAATTCGTGTAGGAACAGCTGCCATAACCACACGTGGTTTGGTTGAAGCCGATATGGAAACTGTTGTTGATTTAATTGACCGCGTGTTAATGAACCATACCAACGAGGAAGTTATTGAAGAAGTAGCTGACCAAGTAAACGAAATGATGAGCGAACGTGCGATGTTTGTTTTTTAA
- a CDS encoding peptidylprolyl isomerase: protein MRLIKTTLTFLLFSLSVNTFAQKPTDVLVTINDSIYNVADFERLYTKNLDIIADESQKEIGNYFNLYKIYKLRLQNAYHLEIDKLPAVRQELKSYRAELAEKYFINEKELDRLLNEALERSDFEIKASHILVAVDELAQPADTLKAYNKALEIRSKLLNGMSFEDAALKFSDDLSAKNNKGNLGYFSVFKMVYPFESGAYTTKIGEISLPVRSNFGYHLIKVYNKRATPKVKNIAHILVEAKNMNDVEAKKKINEIYKRLEVGDTFYDVAFHFSEDTYTRDKGGDLGVYNEGSLNIEGISDIVYNLNFKGAYSKPFFSQYGWHIVSVTNIKDRPTKEELKENFLRKIKSDSRSKILEKNLIHHLKEQYHFKTNHENIVKTIKLLNREELLNDPKVESNLETEMVLATYANKKITAKNILEHIYSSANQYAFVKTDELLIEKAFDVYSLRKLKEEYNNNLEVNFPDFAHHLNEYKEGLILFNFLEEKIWNESAKDTLALKNYFDEHQSNYLQPAYFIGEVYVFAKKSDAKAYNKLLNIKYPIKEVDFPMVYKYQGRFLLDDKRLPKNLDIKTLGQKAIKHNNNYYVFYIRDRKETVQPTYEEVKSKVLSDYQNKFEQQYNNELLKNAKINVNENVLNQLKAKYNKKTLN from the coding sequence ATGAGGCTTATAAAAACCACCTTAACATTTTTATTATTTAGTTTATCTGTAAACACTTTTGCACAAAAACCTACCGATGTACTGGTAACAATAAATGACAGCATTTACAATGTTGCCGATTTTGAACGATTATACACTAAAAACCTTGATATTATTGCCGACGAATCTCAAAAAGAGATCGGTAATTACTTTAATTTATATAAAATATACAAATTAAGATTGCAAAATGCCTACCATTTAGAAATTGACAAATTACCGGCTGTTCGGCAAGAATTAAAAAGTTATCGGGCAGAATTGGCTGAAAAATATTTTATCAACGAAAAAGAATTAGACCGCTTGCTGAATGAAGCTTTAGAACGATCTGATTTCGAAATAAAAGCCTCACATATTTTAGTTGCCGTAGATGAACTGGCTCAACCTGCCGATACGTTAAAAGCATACAACAAGGCGTTAGAAATACGCAGTAAACTGCTAAACGGAATGTCTTTTGAAGACGCTGCCCTGAAATTTTCTGACGATTTAAGTGCCAAAAACAATAAAGGCAATTTAGGTTATTTCAGCGTTTTTAAAATGGTTTATCCTTTTGAAAGTGGTGCATACACTACAAAAATTGGCGAAATATCATTGCCGGTTCGTTCTAATTTTGGTTACCATTTAATAAAGGTATACAACAAACGGGCTACGCCTAAAGTTAAAAACATTGCTCATATTTTGGTTGAAGCAAAGAATATGAATGATGTCGAAGCCAAAAAAAAAATCAATGAAATCTATAAACGTTTAGAAGTTGGCGATACTTTTTACGATGTAGCTTTTCACTTTTCTGAAGATACTTACACACGCGATAAAGGTGGCGATTTAGGTGTTTACAACGAAGGATCTTTAAATATTGAAGGAATTTCAGATATTGTGTATAATTTAAATTTTAAAGGTGCTTATTCCAAACCCTTTTTTAGTCAGTACGGCTGGCACATTGTTTCAGTAACCAATATTAAAGATCGACCGACAAAAGAAGAGTTGAAAGAGAATTTTTTACGCAAGATAAAATCAGATTCCCGTTCAAAAATATTAGAAAAAAATTTAATTCATCATTTAAAAGAACAGTACCATTTTAAAACCAATCACGAGAACATTGTAAAAACAATCAAACTGCTTAACCGCGAAGAACTATTGAACGATCCAAAGGTTGAAAGCAATCTGGAAACCGAAATGGTTTTAGCTACCTATGCCAATAAAAAAATAACCGCAAAAAACATTTTAGAACATATTTATTCATCTGCCAATCAATATGCTTTTGTAAAAACCGACGAGCTTTTAATTGAAAAAGCATTTGATGTCTATTCGCTACGCAAACTTAAAGAAGAATACAACAACAATTTAGAAGTTAATTTTCCCGATTTTGCACATCATTTAAATGAATATAAAGAAGGATTGATCTTATTTAACTTTTTAGAAGAAAAAATTTGGAATGAAAGTGCAAAAGATACGCTGGCATTAAAAAATTATTTTGATGAACATCAATCAAACTACCTGCAACCGGCTTATTTTATCGGAGAAGTTTATGTATTTGCCAAAAAATCTGACGCAAAAGCATACAACAAATTGTTAAACATTAAATATCCAATAAAAGAGGTAGATTTTCCAATGGTTTATAAATACCAGGGCAGATTTCTTTTAGACGACAAGCGTTTACCAAAAAATTTAGACATAAAAACGTTGGGGCAAAAAGCAATAAAACACAACAACAACTATTATGTTTTCTATATTCGCGACCGTAAAGAAACTGTTCAACCCACTTACGAAGAAGTAAAATCTAAAGTATTATCCGATTATCAAAACAAATTTGAGCAGCAGTACAACAACGAATTGTTGAAAAATGCAAAAATAAATGTAAATGAAAATGTACTAAATCAGCTAAAAGCCAAATACAACAAAAAAACTCTTAATTAA
- a CDS encoding MBL fold metallo-hydrolase codes for MKIYFLGTGTSQGIPVIGIKHPVCLSTNLKDKRLRSSVLIDWDGTKILIDCGPDFRQQMLRIDNDALDAVLFTHEHADHTAGLDDIRPYCFMESKAMPIYAQSRVIESLKRRFDYIFETVNRYPGAPSVEIHQIEPYQDFTINNKTIKPLLVNHGSLPILGYRFDRFAYLTDVKTLDETTYNQLQNLDVLVISALRIQEHPTHNNLEEALKHIQKIKPKKTYLTHIGFQLGFHNEVQNTLPDNVFLAYDELILDL; via the coding sequence GTGAAGATTTATTTTTTAGGAACGGGTACATCGCAGGGCATTCCGGTAATAGGGATAAAACATCCTGTTTGTTTAAGTACTAACTTGAAAGATAAGCGTTTACGGTCGTCTGTTTTGATTGATTGGGATGGTACAAAAATATTGATTGATTGTGGTCCCGATTTCAGACAACAAATGCTTCGTATTGATAACGATGCATTAGATGCCGTTTTGTTTACACACGAACACGCCGATCACACGGCAGGTTTAGACGACATTCGTCCATATTGTTTTATGGAAAGCAAAGCTATGCCCATTTATGCACAAAGCCGGGTAATTGAAAGTTTAAAACGCCGGTTTGATTATATTTTTGAAACCGTTAACCGTTATCCCGGTGCACCTTCGGTTGAAATTCATCAGATAGAACCTTATCAAGATTTTACAATAAACAATAAAACAATAAAACCTTTATTGGTAAATCACGGTTCGTTGCCCATTTTAGGCTATCGGTTTGATCGTTTTGCCTATTTAACCGATGTAAAAACCTTAGATGAAACCACCTATAATCAATTACAAAATTTAGATGTTTTAGTTATAAGTGCACTGCGAATACAAGAACACCCAACACATAATAATTTAGAAGAAGCATTAAAACACATACAAAAAATTAAACCTAAAAAAACGTATTTAACACACATAGGGTTTCAGTTGGGCTTTCATAATGAGGTTCAAAATACCTTACCCGATAACGTGTTTTTAGCGTATGACGAACTAATTTTAGACCTATAA
- a CDS encoding hydrolase: MKTTTISILLLSIFAVSCNKKQKTVDAFNHVMVKDSLELYKKLYDEAAYFSIDKNENAQKQFAPQKIEDVMAKVVQDFSALIKQEENSSLLPVDANGNPVKVNKMSVINHKWLIIDFYGEGTVGETLIKYNYHPDSVTEFQLLDTVLY; this comes from the coding sequence ATGAAAACAACAACAATAAGTATTTTGTTACTAAGCATTTTTGCTGTTTCGTGTAATAAAAAGCAAAAAACGGTAGATGCCTTTAATCACGTAATGGTTAAAGATTCGTTAGAATTGTACAAGAAATTGTATGATGAAGCCGCCTATTTTTCTATCGATAAAAACGAAAATGCTCAAAAACAATTCGCTCCCCAAAAAATAGAAGATGTAATGGCAAAAGTTGTACAGGATTTTTCGGCATTAATAAAACAAGAAGAAAACAGCTCTTTATTACCTGTTGATGCCAATGGTAACCCGGTTAAAGTAAATAAAATGTCGGTCATTAATCACAAATGGTTAATAATCGATTTTTATGGAGAGGGTACAGTAGGAGAGACGTTGATTAAATACAATTACCATCCAGATTCGGTTACAGAATTTCAACTGCTTGACACGGTTTTATATTAA
- a CDS encoding TonB-dependent receptor yields the protein MNLVILYANNNENMSNFFAEDLSLPGDRIIEQKQAISDKTLKINLNKNIYGSFAEIGAGQETARHFFRAGAASRTVAKAMSAYDKQFSDAIYTVEQDGRYVTESRLHKMLDHEVKLLEERLDQNEHPDRIYFSYANTVATIDFAKKFKGHGWVGIRFQNEAQGEFNEIILHIQFKENDVLLQQRTLGTLGVNLIYGAFYQYHDPKKLIHHLYDHLDKDQLEIDTINFSGPAFKNVDNRLMSLFLVKNGMADAVMFAPNGKNILPANTLFRKNVLLLRGSFRPVTIVNVNMYQKSLHQFLTKNNLSQEKTAVIFEITLNNLLALGEVDEQDFLDRAELLCALGHTVMISNFKEYFKAVDYIWNYSQEKIALTIGLPSLLEIFDAKHYTNLSGGFFEGLGRLFKHGLEIYVYPFLNENNEIITSENIILHDESLKPVYNYFVEEKQIIDIENFEPKNLKIFPHKVLQKIWNNDESWQNDVPVKAAKLLKANNLFRKKDSL from the coding sequence ATGAATTTAGTAATTTTATATGCAAACAATAATGAAAATATGAGCAATTTTTTTGCGGAGGATTTATCCCTACCAGGCGATAGAATTATAGAACAAAAACAGGCAATATCAGACAAAACTTTAAAGATTAATTTAAACAAAAATATTTACGGTTCGTTTGCCGAAATTGGAGCGGGACAAGAAACAGCTCGCCATTTTTTCAGGGCTGGTGCTGCTTCACGAACTGTTGCAAAAGCAATGAGTGCTTACGACAAACAATTTAGCGATGCTATTTACACGGTGGAACAAGACGGAAGGTATGTTACCGAAAGCCGTTTACACAAAATGCTTGACCACGAAGTTAAGCTTTTAGAAGAGCGTTTAGACCAGAACGAACATCCGGACAGGATTTATTTTAGCTATGCCAATACGGTTGCTACTATAGATTTTGCAAAGAAATTTAAAGGGCACGGTTGGGTTGGCATCCGCTTTCAAAACGAAGCTCAAGGCGAATTCAATGAAATTATTTTGCACATTCAGTTTAAAGAAAACGATGTTTTGTTGCAACAACGTACTTTAGGAACTCTTGGTGTCAACTTAATTTACGGTGCTTTTTATCAGTACCACGACCCAAAAAAATTAATTCATCACTTATACGACCATTTAGATAAAGATCAGTTAGAAATTGATACCATTAATTTTTCGGGACCGGCGTTTAAAAATGTAGATAACCGTTTAATGAGTCTTTTTCTGGTAAAAAACGGTATGGCCGATGCGGTAATGTTTGCCCCTAACGGTAAAAATATTCTTCCTGCAAATACACTGTTCCGGAAAAATGTCTTGCTTTTGAGAGGGAGTTTTCGTCCGGTGACAATTGTAAACGTAAATATGTATCAAAAATCACTGCATCAGTTTTTAACAAAAAACAATCTTTCACAAGAAAAAACAGCGGTAATTTTTGAAATTACGTTGAACAACCTTTTAGCGTTGGGCGAAGTTGACGAACAGGATTTTTTGGATCGTGCCGAATTACTTTGTGCGTTGGGGCATACGGTGATGATATCGAACTTTAAAGAATATTTTAAAGCGGTTGATTATATCTGGAATTACTCTCAAGAAAAAATTGCGTTGACTATTGGGCTTCCAAGCCTACTTGAAATTTTTGATGCCAAGCATTACACCAATTTATCAGGCGGCTTTTTTGAAGGTTTAGGAAGGTTGTTTAAACACGGTTTAGAAATTTATGTATATCCGTTTTTAAATGAAAACAATGAAATCATTACCAGTGAAAATATTATTTTGCACGATGAAAGCCTAAAACCGGTTTACAATTATTTTGTTGAAGAAAAACAGATTATAGATATAGAAAATTTTGAACCTAAAAACCTAAAGATTTTCCCTCATAAAGTACTGCAAAAAATATGGAATAACGACGAAAGTTGGCAAAACGACGTTCCGGTAAAAGCAGCCAAACTTTTAAAAGCCAATAATTTATTCAGAAAAAAAGACAGTTTATAA
- the tgt gene encoding tRNA guanosine(34) transglycosylase Tgt, with protein sequence MKFNLLHTDINSKARAGVITTDHGVIETPIFMPVGTAATVKGVHQRELKEDINPDIILGNTYHLYLRPKTEILEKAGGLHKFMNWDRNILTDSGGFQVYSLSGRRKIKEEGVKFKSHIDGSYHFFSPENVMEIQRTIGADIIMAFDECTPYPCDYRYAKRSMHMTHRWLDRCISHLEKVPTKYGYDQAFFPIVQGSTFKDLRAESAEYIANAGAVGNAIGGLSVGEPAEEMYEMCEIVTNILPKDKPRYLMGVGTPINILENIALGIDMFDCVMPTRNARNGMLFTSEGFINIKNRKWADDFSPIDPMGNTWVDTDYSKAYLRHLFISDEYLAKQIATIHNLGFYMWLVREARKQILAGTFYAWKEKMVKQMATRL encoded by the coding sequence ATGAAATTCAATTTACTGCACACCGATATAAACTCAAAAGCACGTGCCGGCGTAATTACTACCGATCACGGCGTTATTGAAACCCCAATATTTATGCCCGTTGGAACGGCAGCAACCGTAAAAGGAGTGCATCAGCGCGAATTAAAAGAAGACATTAATCCCGATATTATTTTAGGAAACACCTACCATTTGTATTTACGCCCAAAAACCGAAATCTTGGAGAAAGCCGGCGGTTTACATAAATTTATGAATTGGGATCGGAATATTTTAACCGATTCTGGTGGTTTTCAGGTGTATTCGCTATCGGGCAGAAGAAAAATTAAAGAAGAAGGTGTAAAATTCAAATCACATATCGATGGATCTTACCACTTTTTTTCGCCCGAAAATGTAATGGAAATTCAGCGTACCATTGGTGCCGATATTATTATGGCGTTCGATGAATGCACGCCGTATCCGTGCGATTACCGTTATGCCAAACGATCTATGCACATGACTCACCGCTGGCTAGATCGCTGTATCAGTCATTTAGAAAAAGTTCCTACAAAATACGGTTACGATCAGGCATTTTTCCCAATTGTTCAGGGTTCTACTTTTAAGGATTTACGTGCAGAATCTGCCGAATATATTGCAAATGCAGGCGCAGTTGGTAATGCCATTGGTGGATTATCGGTTGGTGAACCTGCCGAAGAAATGTACGAAATGTGCGAAATCGTTACCAACATCCTTCCAAAAGATAAACCACGTTATTTAATGGGGGTGGGTACACCTATCAATATTTTGGAAAATATCGCTTTGGGTATCGATATGTTCGATTGCGTAATGCCTACAAGAAATGCGCGTAACGGAATGTTGTTTACAAGCGAAGGTTTTATCAACATAAAAAACAGAAAATGGGCAGACGATTTTAGTCCGATTGATCCAATGGGAAACACCTGGGTTGATACCGATTATTCAAAAGCATACCTGCGTCATTTGTTTATATCAGACGAGTATCTTGCAAAGCAAATTGCAACTATTCATAACCTTGGTTTTTATATGTGGCTGGTTCGCGAAGCCCGTAAGCAAATTTTAGCAGGAACGTTCTACGCCTGGAAAGAAAAAATGGTTAAACAAATGGCTACCCGTTTATAA
- a CDS encoding LptF/LptG family permease: MKIIDWYILKRYLGTFFVMIMLFIPIGIAVDVADRINKILESQVPLMDVLEYYGDFTIYFANMLFPIFLFISIIWFTSKLASNTEIVAILSSGISYMRFLRPYIVGAAFISVFALLMGIFIVPKASLGYNDFRYKYLKRKEIRETQNVFKQISKNEFIYVSNFSYGTKTGYNFTLEKFNGLNLVSKIEAGRIVYNDSTKDYTLYNYQKRTVGLNDDKLEKEPEKKMKFNFEVDDLTPAIYAAETMTLRELNQFIDKEKMRGSANINAYMVVKYKKYSVPVSAFILTIIAVAVSSMKRRGGMGVNLAMGIGLAFTYIFFDKIFGTLAEASSINPLFAVWFPNVIFGILAVYLLNNAKR, encoded by the coding sequence ATGAAAATTATTGATTGGTACATATTAAAAAGGTATTTGGGCACATTCTTTGTAATGATTATGCTTTTTATTCCTATTGGAATTGCAGTTGACGTTGCCGACAGAATCAACAAAATATTAGAAAGTCAAGTACCTTTAATGGATGTATTAGAGTATTATGGTGACTTTACCATATATTTTGCCAATATGTTGTTTCCTATCTTTTTGTTTATATCAATCATTTGGTTTACATCAAAATTAGCATCAAACACAGAAATTGTTGCCATTTTAAGTTCGGGTATTTCGTATATGCGTTTTTTGCGTCCGTATATAGTTGGGGCTGCTTTTATATCTGTTTTTGCGTTGCTTATGGGAATTTTTATTGTGCCAAAAGCAAGTTTGGGATACAACGATTTTCGTTACAAGTATTTAAAGCGGAAAGAAATTCGCGAAACACAAAACGTGTTTAAGCAAATTAGTAAAAACGAATTTATCTACGTAAGCAATTTTAGCTATGGTACTAAAACGGGCTATAATTTTACATTAGAGAAGTTTAATGGACTAAATCTGGTTTCTAAAATCGAAGCCGGACGAATTGTTTATAACGACAGCACAAAAGATTATACCTTATACAATTATCAAAAAAGAACCGTTGGCTTAAATGATGATAAATTAGAAAAAGAGCCGGAAAAAAAAATGAAATTTAATTTTGAAGTGGATGATTTAACCCCCGCAATTTATGCTGCTGAAACAATGACATTGAGGGAGTTGAACCAATTCATTGATAAAGAAAAAATGCGGGGTTCGGCCAATATCAATGCGTATATGGTGGTAAAATATAAAAAATACAGCGTTCCGGTATCGGCATTTATATTAACAATTATTGCGGTAGCTGTTTCATCAATGAAACGTCGTGGCGGAATGGGTGTAAACCTTGCTATGGGTATTGGCTTGGCATTTACCTATATTTTCTTCGATAAAATTTTTGGTACCTTGGCAGAAGCTTCTAGTATCAATCCGTTATTTGCCGTGTGGTTTCCAAACGTAATTTTCGGAATTTTAGCTGTTTATCTTTTAAATAATGCCAAACGTTAA